The following coding sequences are from one Ctenopharyngodon idella isolate HZGC_01 chromosome 17, HZGC01, whole genome shotgun sequence window:
- the nid2a gene encoding nidogen-2 isoform X2: MTWDKIAVLFLQLLWTVHRVTAIHRHDIYPYGMLYGDVALQEGDDETSKVITLTKPMYFYEASFTNLYVATNGIISTQDLPMEKQYVDDGFPTDFPVIAPFLADIDTSKGKGSIFYRQTESPTVLKRAEADVKRGFPDATFTPTHAFIATWENVSAYEEVTRSSRPSNRVNTFQVVLAYNEKDTYALFLYPEDGLQFFGTRPKESYNVEIELPARVGFTRGELSYFFFSRTEGPYYSVTSNEQSVKNLYQKGNIGEPGVWLFHVGNRYSFQNVVPAQHEVVSTKAPPVLVAVFSDEDYTEEEYPIDPDFQDPTTTEFLEPEQDSSLLERLNQEAPLGQSPLQPSVSGPGEFPQPDPRNLPPEDVTQPQRPLPKHAILQVYPNRVKDVPPHNSGGQVFSVEERVNFESGVIHYSTDNKETCERFQQQCSQNAHCTDYPTGFCCHCNSGFYGNGRHCLPNGAPHRVNGKVRGTVLVGGTVVQLDSIDLHAYIVVGDGRAYTAISEVPEPVGWALMPVAPIGGLFGWLFALELPNSLNGFSITGAEFTRRADVTFYPGNQRLSIVQTATGLDTQNYLNVDTHLQGSVPFIPPGATVQMEPFKDTYQYYPSLITSSSVREFTVVSAEKGTETLTFQVRQNITYRDCTHGHRRGLETQELRMERIFVMYVKEERILRYAITNKIGPLGAGETEPENVNPCYSGNHDCDTTAQCVPGEGQLFSCQCATGYSGDGRNCYDVDECAEGLSSCGAHSHCVNLPGSHRCQCEGGFEFGFDGRTCQDVDECRDQPCHAQALCSNVPGSFHCQCQPGYHGDGFQCHPQNGRPKTQCEQHRDSLQSRNDGVPRVGAFIPECDEEGQYRPQQCHGSTGHCWCVDSRGQERAGTRTPPGTPTINCYEPGRLKTQCEQHRDSLQSGNDGVPRVGAFIPECDEEGQYRPQQCHGSTGHCWCVDSRGQERAGTRTPPGTSRINCDESGRPKTQCEQHRDSLQSGNGGVPRVGAFIPQCDEEGQYRPQQCHGSTGHCWCVDSRGQERAGTRTPPGTPTINCDEPGRPRTQCEQHRDSLQSGNDGFPRVGAFIPQCDEEGQYRPQQCHGSTGHCWCVDSRGQERAGTRTPPGTPRINCDEPGHPKTQCEQHRDSLQSRKDGVPLAGAFIPQCDEEGQYRPQQCHGSTGHCWCVDSRGQERAGTRTPPGTPRINCDEPGRPKTQCEQHRDSLQSGNDGVPRVGAFIPECDEEGQYRPQQCHGSTGHCWCVDSRGQERAGTRTPPGTPRINCDEPGRPKTQCEQHRDSLQNGNDGVPRVGAFIPQCDEEGQYRPQQCHGSTGHCWCVDSRGQERAGTRTPPGTPRINCDEPGRPKTQCEQHRDGLQNGNDGVPRVGAFIPECDEEGQYRPQQCHGSTGHCWCVDSRGQERAGTRTPPGTLRINCDEPGRLKTQCEQHRDSLQSRNGDVPRVGAFIPECDEEGQYRPQQCHGSTGHCWCVDSRGQERAGTRTPPGTPRINCDESGHPKTQCEQHRDSLQSRKDGVPLAGAFIPQCDEEGQYRPQQCHGSTGHCWCVDSRGQERAGTRTPPGTPRINCDEPVIVPPTQRPETVCERWRASLLQQYAGQPDSRHYLPQCDSSGEFNPVQCYGDSSYCWCVDRNGREVPGTRSHDAVKPACIPTVAPPTMRPLPRPDVTPPPAGTSLLYAQGQQIGVLPLNGTQMDKQRSSVLLALHGSIVVGIDYDCRERKVYWTDLAGRTISRASLEPGSESEIIINTALTSPEGLAVDVARRRLFWVDSTPDKIETANLDGSDRRVLFDTDLVNPRAIIVDSPTGTLYWTDWNREAPKIESSSVDGQNRRVLVQDGIGLPNALAYDSTTRQVCWADAGTKRLECISPNGTGRRVVHSNLNYPFSMVSFANHYYYTDWRRDGVVALSRDNQSTDEYLPDQRSHLYGITVAPPHCL, from the exons GTAAACACGTTTCAAGTGGTGCTTGCGTACAATGAGAAGGATACTTATGCGCTCTTCCTATACCCTGAGGATGGCCTGCAGTTTTTTGGGACACGGCCCAAAGAATCTTACAATGTCGAAATTGAGCTTCCAGCTCGTGTGGGTTTTACCAGAGGAGAGCTGTCCTACTTCTTCTTTTCTCGGACTGAAGGGCCTTACTACAGCGTCACCAGCAACGAGCAGTCTGTCAAGAACCTTTACCA AAAGGGAAACATAGGAGAGCCTGGAGTTTGGCTTTTCCATGTTGGAAACAGATATTCCTTCCAGAATGTCGTTCCTGCACAGCATGAGGTTGTTTCAACCAAAGCTCCCCCAGTTCTGGTTGCTGTGTTCTCTGATGAAGACTACACAGAGGAGGAGTACCCCATCGATCCAGACTTTCAGGATCCCACCACAACAGAGTTTCTTGAGCCAGAGCAGGACTCCTCCCTACTGGAGCGTCTCAACCAGGAGGCGCCTCTTGGTCAATCTCCACTTCAGCCCTCAGTGTCTGGTCCAGGTGAATTTCCTCAGCCTGATCCCCGTAATCTCCCCCCGGAGGATGTGACCCAGCCCCAGCGGCCATTACCAAAGCACGCAATTCTGCAGGTGTACCCGAACCGTGTGAAGGACGTCCCACCTCACAACTCTGGTGGCCAAGTGTTCAGTGTTGAGGAGAGAGTGAACTTTGAGTCTGGAG TGATCCATTACTCAACCGATAATAAAGAGACATGCGAGCGCTTCCAGCAGCAGTGCAGTCAGAACGCACACTGCACAGACTATCCCACTGGCTTCTGCTGCCACTGCAACTCAGGATTCTACGGCAACGGCCGCCACTGCCTGCCAAACG GTGCACCTCATCGTGTGAATGGTAAAGTCAGAGGGACTGTGCTGGTGGGTGGCACAGTAGTGCAGCTGGACAGCATTGACCTGCATGCCTACATCGTGGTTGGCGATGGGCGAGCGTACACTGCCATCAGTGAGGTCCCGGAGCCGGTGGGCTGGGCCCTCATGCCTGTGGCCCCCATTGGAGGTCTGTTTGGTTGGCTCTTTGCCCTGGAGCTGCCTAACAGCCTTAATGGCTTCAGTATCACCG GTGCCGAATTCACTCGCCGTGCAGATGTGACCTTCTATCCTGGTAACCAGCGTCTCAGCATCGTCCAGACAGCTACGGGTTTGGATACCCAGAACTACCTCAATGTGGACACTCATTTACAAGGCAGTGTTCCCTTCATCCCTCCTGGTGCTACAGTGCAGATGGAGCCATTTAAGGACACCTACCAGTATTATCCTTCAT TGATTACCTCCTCATCAGTGCGTGAGTTTACAGTCGTGTCAGCTGAAAAAGGAACAGAGACCCTCACTTTCCAGGTCAGACAGAACATCACATACAGGGATTGCACTCACGGGCACCGCAGAGGACTGGAGACACAGGAGCTGAGAATGGAGCGCATATTTGTTATGTACGTCAAAGAGGAGCGCATCCTTCGATATGCCATCACCAACAAGATCGGCCCTCTCGGAG CTGGAGAAACCGAGCCAGAAAATGTGAACCCCTGTTACTCTGGAAATCATGACTGTGACACAACTGCACAGTGCGTGCCGGGCGAGGGACAGCTGTTCTCGTGCCAGTGCGCCACAGGTTACAGTGGAGACGGTCGCAACTGTTATG ATGTGGATGAGTGTGCAGAAGGTCTGAGCTCCTGTGGTGCTCACTCTCACTGCGTGAACCTGCCCGGAAGCCATCGCTGTCAGTGTGAGGGCGGATTTGAGTTTGGATTTGATGGCCGCACATGTCAGG ATGTAGACGAGTGTCGTGACCAGCCGTGTCACGCCCAGGCCTTGTGCTCCAACGTTCCGGGATCTTTCCACTGCCAGTGCCAACCAGGATACCATGGAGATGGTTTCCAGTGCCACCCTCAAAATG GTCGTCCCAAAACCCAGTGTGAGCAGCACAGAGACAGTCTTCAGAGCAGAAACGATGGTGTTCCTCGCGTAGGAGCCTTCATCCCTGAGTGTGATGAGGAGGGTCAGTACaggcctcagcagtgccacggGTCCACAGGTCACTGCTGGTGTGTGGACAGTAGGGGGCAGGAGAGAGCAGGAACCCGAACTCCACCTGGTACCCCGACAATAAACTGTTATGAGCCTG GTCGTCTCAAGACCCAGTGTGAGCAGCACAGAGACAGTCTTCAGAGCGGAAATGATGGTGTTCCTCGCGTAGGAGCCTTCATCCCTGAGTGTGATGAGGAGGGTCAGTACaggcctcagcagtgccacggGTCCACAGGTCACTGCTGGTGTGTGGACAGTAGGGGGCAGGAGAGAGCGGGAACCCGAACTCCACCTGGAACCTCGAGAATAAACTGTGACGAGTCTG GTCGTCCCAAAACCCAGTGTGAGCAGCACAGAGACAGTCTTCAGAGCGGAAACGGTGGTGTTCCTCGTGTAGGAGCCTTCATCCCTCAGTGTGATGAGGAGGGTCAGTACaggcctcagcagtgccacggGTCCACAGGTCACTGCTGGTGTGTGGACAGTAGGGGGCAGGAGAGAGCAGGAACCCGAACTCCACCTGGAACCCCGACAATAAACTGTGATGAGCCTG GTCGTCCCAGGACCCAGTGTGAGCAGCACAGAGACAGTCTTCAGAGCGGAAACGATGGTTTTCCTCGTGTAGGAGCCTTCATCCCTCAGTGTGATGAGGAGGGTCAGTACaggcctcagcagtgccacggGTCCACAGGTCACTGCTGGTGTGTGGATAGTAGGGGGCAGGAGAGAGCGGGAACCCGAACTCCACCTGGAACCCCGAGAATAAACTGTGACGAGCCTG GTCATCCCAAGACCCAGTGTGAGCAGCACAGAGACAGTCTTCAGAGCAGAAAAGATGGTGTTCCTCTGGCAGGAGCCTTCATCCCTCAGTGTGATGAGGAGGGTCAGTACaggcctcagcagtgccacggGTCCACAGGTCACTGCTGGTGTGTGGACAGTAGGGGGCAGGAGAGAGCAGGAACCCGAACTCCACCTGGAACCCCGAGAATAAACTGTGATGAGCCTG GTCGTCCCAAGACCCAGTGTGAGCAGCACAGAGACAGTCTTCAGAGCGGAAACGATGGTGTTCCTCGCGTAGGAGCCTTCATCCCTGAGTGTGATGAGGAGGGTCAGTACaggcctcagcagtgccacggGTCCACAGGTCACTGCTGGTGTGTGGACAGTAGGGGGCAGGAGAGAGCGGGAACCCGAACTCCACCTGGAACCCCGAGAATAAACTGTGACGAGCCTG GTCGTCCCAAGACCCAGTGTGAGCAGCACAGAGACAGTCTTCAGAACGGAAACGATGGTGTTCCTCGTGTAGGAGCCTTCATCCCTCAGTGTGATGAGGAGGGTCAGTACaggcctcagcagtgccacggGTCCACAGGTCACTGCTGGTGTGTGGACAGTAGGGGGCAGGAGAGAGCGGGAACCCGAACTCCACCTGGAACCCCGAGAATAAACTGTGACGAGCCTG GTCGTCCCAAGACCCAGTGTGAGCAGCACAGAGACGGTCTTCAGAATGGAAACGATGGTGTTCCTCGCGTAGGAGCCTTCATCCCTGAGTGTGATGAGGAGGGTCAGTACaggcctcagcagtgccacggGTCCACAGGTCACTGCTGGTGTGTGGACAGTAGGGGGCAAGAGAGAGCGGGAACCCGAACTCCACCTGGAACCCTGAGAATAAACTGTGACGAGCCTG GTCGTCTCAAGACCCAGTGTGAGCAGCACAGAGACAGTCTTCAGAGCAGAAACGGTGATGTTCCTCGCGTAGGAGCCTTTATCCCTGAGTGTGATGAGGAAGGTCAGTACAGACCTCAGCAGTGCCACGGGTCCACAGGTCACTGCTGGTGTGTGGACAGTAGGGGGCAGGAGAGAGCGGGAACCCGAACTCCACCTGGAACCCCGAGAATAAACTGTGACGAGTCTG GTCATCCCAAGACCCAGTGTGAGCAGCACAGAGACAGTCTTCAGAGCAGAAAAGATGGTGTTCCTCTGGCAGGAGCCTTCATCCCTCAGTGTGATGAGGAGGGTCAGTACaggcctcagcagtgccacggGTCCACAGGTCACTGCTGGTGTGTGGACAGTAGGGGGCAGGAGAGAGCAGGAACCCGAACTCCACCTGGAACCCCGAGAATAAACTGTGACGAGCCTG TGATAGTGCCTCCAACCCAGCGTCCAGAGACCGTCTGTGAGCGCTGGAGAGCCAGTCTGTTGCAGCAATATGCAGGCCAGCCGGATTCCCGCCACTATCTACCTCAGTGTGACTCCTCCGGCGAGTTCAACCCGGTTCAGTGCTATGGAGACAGCAGCTACTGCTGGTGTGTGGACCGAAACGGACGTGAAGTACCAGGAACCCGCTCACACGACGCTGTGAAACCTGCCT GTATACCGACTGTGGCCCCTCCCACCATGCGCCCTCTGCCTCGCCCAGATGTGACCCCGCCTCCAGCAGGCACATCTTTGCTCTATGCCCAGGGTCAACAGATTGGAGTTTTGCCTCTCAATGGCACACAGATGGACAAGCAGAGATCTTCAGTGCTGCTTGCTCTACAT GGCTCTATAGTGGTCGGCATTGATTACGACTGCAGAGAAAGGAAAGTTTACTGGACAGATCTGGCAGGACGGACAATCAGTCGAGCCAGTCTGGAGCCAGGATCAGAATCTGAGATTATCATCAATACAG CTCTGACGAGTCCAGAAGGTCTTGCTGTAGATGTGGCCCGTAGGAGACTGTTTTGGGTGGACAGCACACCAGACAAGATAGAAACAGCAAACCTTGATGGAAGTGACAGACGTGTTCTGTTTGACACAGACTTAGTGAATCCTAGAGCCATCATTGTGGACTCCCCTACAGG AACCCTCTACTGGACTGACTGGAACCGAGAAGCTCCTAAAATCGAGAGCTCCTCAGTGGATGGACAAAACCGAAGAGTCCTGGTACAGGACGGCATTGGATTGCCCAATGCTTTGGCCTATGACTCCACTACACGCCAGGTCTGCTGGGCCGATGCAG GAACCAAGCGCCTAGAGTGTATATCGCCTAACGGGACAGGGAGACGTGTGGTCCACAGTAACCTGAACTACCCCTTCAGCATGGTCTCCTTCGCCAATCACTACTATTACACAGACTGGAGGAG AGATGGGGTCGTTGCTCTCAGTCGGGATAACCAGTCAACAGATGAGTACTTGCCTGATCAGAGGTCTCATTTGTATGGAATTACAGTTGCTCCTCCACACTGTTTATAA
- the nid2a gene encoding nidogen-2 isoform X37, translated as MTWDKIAVLFLQLLWTVHRVTAIHRHDIYPYGMLYGDVALQEGDDETSKVITLTKPMYFYEASFTNLYVATNGIISTQDLPMEKQYVDDGFPTDFPVIAPFLADIDTSKGKGSIFYRQTESPTVLKRAEADVKRGFPDATFTPTHAFIATWENVSAYEEVTRSSRPSNRVNTFQVVLAYNEKDTYALFLYPEDGLQFFGTRPKESYNVEIELPARVGFTRGELSYFFFSRTEGPYYSVTSNEQSVKNLYQKGNIGEPGVWLFHVGNRYSFQNVVPAQHEVVSTKAPPVLVAVFSDEDYTEEEYPIDPDFQDPTTTEFLEPEQDSSLLERLNQEAPLGQSPLQPSVSGPGEFPQPDPRNLPPEDVTQPQRPLPKHAILQVYPNRVKDVPPHNSGGQVFSVEERVNFESGVIHYSTDNKETCERFQQQCSQNAHCTDYPTGFCCHCNSGFYGNGRHCLPNGAPHRVNGKVRGTVLVGGTVVQLDSIDLHAYIVVGDGRAYTAISEVPEPVGWALMPVAPIGGLFGWLFALELPNSLNGFSITGAEFTRRADVTFYPGNQRLSIVQTATGLDTQNYLNVDTHLQGSVPFIPPGATVQMEPFKDTYQYYPSLITSSSVREFTVVSAEKGTETLTFQVRQNITYRDCTHGHRRGLETQELRMERIFVMYVKEERILRYAITNKIGPLGAGETEPENVNPCYSGNHDCDTTAQCVPGEGQLFSCQCATGYSGDGRNCYDVDECAEGLSSCGAHSHCVNLPGSHRCQCEGGFEFGFDGRTCQDVDECRDQPCHAQALCSNVPGSFHCQCQPGYHGDGFQCHPQNGRPKTQCEQHRDSLQSRNDGVPRVGAFIPECDEEGQYRPQQCHGSTGHCWCVDSRGQERAGTRTPPGTPTINCYEPGRLKTQCEQHRDSLQSGNDGVPRVGAFIPECDEEGQYRPQQCHGSTGHCWCVDSRGQERAGTRTPPGTSRINCDESGRPKTQCEQHRDSLQSGNGGVPRVGAFIPQCDEEGQYRPQQCHGSTGHCWCVDSRGQERAGTRTPPGTPRINCDEPGRPKTQCEQHRDSLQNGNDGVPRVGAFIPQCDEEGQYRPQQCHGSTGHCWCVDSRGQERAGTRTPPGTPRINCDEPGRPKTQCEQHRDGLQNGNDGVPRVGAFIPECDEEGQYRPQQCHGSTGHCWCVDSRGQERAGTRTPPGTLRINCDEPGRLKTQCEQHRDSLQSRNGDVPRVGAFIPECDEEGQYRPQQCHGSTGHCWCVDSRGQERAGTRTPPGTPRINCDESGHPKTQCEQHRDSLQSRKDGVPLAGAFIPQCDEEGQYRPQQCHGSTGHCWCVDSRGQERAGTRTPPGTPRINCDEPVIVPPTQRPETVCERWRASLLQQYAGQPDSRHYLPQCDSSGEFNPVQCYGDSSYCWCVDRNGREVPGTRSHDAVKPACIPTVAPPTMRPLPRPDVTPPPAGTSLLYAQGQQIGVLPLNGTQMDKQRSSVLLALHGSIVVGIDYDCRERKVYWTDLAGRTISRASLEPGSESEIIINTALTSPEGLAVDVARRRLFWVDSTPDKIETANLDGSDRRVLFDTDLVNPRAIIVDSPTGTLYWTDWNREAPKIESSSVDGQNRRVLVQDGIGLPNALAYDSTTRQVCWADAGTKRLECISPNGTGRRVVHSNLNYPFSMVSFANHYYYTDWRRDGVVALSRDNQSTDEYLPDQRSHLYGITVAPPHCL; from the exons GTAAACACGTTTCAAGTGGTGCTTGCGTACAATGAGAAGGATACTTATGCGCTCTTCCTATACCCTGAGGATGGCCTGCAGTTTTTTGGGACACGGCCCAAAGAATCTTACAATGTCGAAATTGAGCTTCCAGCTCGTGTGGGTTTTACCAGAGGAGAGCTGTCCTACTTCTTCTTTTCTCGGACTGAAGGGCCTTACTACAGCGTCACCAGCAACGAGCAGTCTGTCAAGAACCTTTACCA AAAGGGAAACATAGGAGAGCCTGGAGTTTGGCTTTTCCATGTTGGAAACAGATATTCCTTCCAGAATGTCGTTCCTGCACAGCATGAGGTTGTTTCAACCAAAGCTCCCCCAGTTCTGGTTGCTGTGTTCTCTGATGAAGACTACACAGAGGAGGAGTACCCCATCGATCCAGACTTTCAGGATCCCACCACAACAGAGTTTCTTGAGCCAGAGCAGGACTCCTCCCTACTGGAGCGTCTCAACCAGGAGGCGCCTCTTGGTCAATCTCCACTTCAGCCCTCAGTGTCTGGTCCAGGTGAATTTCCTCAGCCTGATCCCCGTAATCTCCCCCCGGAGGATGTGACCCAGCCCCAGCGGCCATTACCAAAGCACGCAATTCTGCAGGTGTACCCGAACCGTGTGAAGGACGTCCCACCTCACAACTCTGGTGGCCAAGTGTTCAGTGTTGAGGAGAGAGTGAACTTTGAGTCTGGAG TGATCCATTACTCAACCGATAATAAAGAGACATGCGAGCGCTTCCAGCAGCAGTGCAGTCAGAACGCACACTGCACAGACTATCCCACTGGCTTCTGCTGCCACTGCAACTCAGGATTCTACGGCAACGGCCGCCACTGCCTGCCAAACG GTGCACCTCATCGTGTGAATGGTAAAGTCAGAGGGACTGTGCTGGTGGGTGGCACAGTAGTGCAGCTGGACAGCATTGACCTGCATGCCTACATCGTGGTTGGCGATGGGCGAGCGTACACTGCCATCAGTGAGGTCCCGGAGCCGGTGGGCTGGGCCCTCATGCCTGTGGCCCCCATTGGAGGTCTGTTTGGTTGGCTCTTTGCCCTGGAGCTGCCTAACAGCCTTAATGGCTTCAGTATCACCG GTGCCGAATTCACTCGCCGTGCAGATGTGACCTTCTATCCTGGTAACCAGCGTCTCAGCATCGTCCAGACAGCTACGGGTTTGGATACCCAGAACTACCTCAATGTGGACACTCATTTACAAGGCAGTGTTCCCTTCATCCCTCCTGGTGCTACAGTGCAGATGGAGCCATTTAAGGACACCTACCAGTATTATCCTTCAT TGATTACCTCCTCATCAGTGCGTGAGTTTACAGTCGTGTCAGCTGAAAAAGGAACAGAGACCCTCACTTTCCAGGTCAGACAGAACATCACATACAGGGATTGCACTCACGGGCACCGCAGAGGACTGGAGACACAGGAGCTGAGAATGGAGCGCATATTTGTTATGTACGTCAAAGAGGAGCGCATCCTTCGATATGCCATCACCAACAAGATCGGCCCTCTCGGAG CTGGAGAAACCGAGCCAGAAAATGTGAACCCCTGTTACTCTGGAAATCATGACTGTGACACAACTGCACAGTGCGTGCCGGGCGAGGGACAGCTGTTCTCGTGCCAGTGCGCCACAGGTTACAGTGGAGACGGTCGCAACTGTTATG ATGTGGATGAGTGTGCAGAAGGTCTGAGCTCCTGTGGTGCTCACTCTCACTGCGTGAACCTGCCCGGAAGCCATCGCTGTCAGTGTGAGGGCGGATTTGAGTTTGGATTTGATGGCCGCACATGTCAGG ATGTAGACGAGTGTCGTGACCAGCCGTGTCACGCCCAGGCCTTGTGCTCCAACGTTCCGGGATCTTTCCACTGCCAGTGCCAACCAGGATACCATGGAGATGGTTTCCAGTGCCACCCTCAAAATG GTCGTCCCAAAACCCAGTGTGAGCAGCACAGAGACAGTCTTCAGAGCAGAAACGATGGTGTTCCTCGCGTAGGAGCCTTCATCCCTGAGTGTGATGAGGAGGGTCAGTACaggcctcagcagtgccacggGTCCACAGGTCACTGCTGGTGTGTGGACAGTAGGGGGCAGGAGAGAGCAGGAACCCGAACTCCACCTGGTACCCCGACAATAAACTGTTATGAGCCTG GTCGTCTCAAGACCCAGTGTGAGCAGCACAGAGACAGTCTTCAGAGCGGAAATGATGGTGTTCCTCGCGTAGGAGCCTTCATCCCTGAGTGTGATGAGGAGGGTCAGTACaggcctcagcagtgccacggGTCCACAGGTCACTGCTGGTGTGTGGACAGTAGGGGGCAGGAGAGAGCGGGAACCCGAACTCCACCTGGAACCTCGAGAATAAACTGTGACGAGTCTG GTCGTCCCAAAACCCAGTGTGAGCAGCACAGAGACAGTCTTCAGAGCGGAAACGGTGGTGTTCCTCGTGTAGGAGCCTTCATCCCTCAGTGTGATGAGGAGGGTCAGTACaggcctcagcagtgccacggGTCCACAG GTCACTGCTGGTGTGTGGACAGTAGGGGGCAGGAGAGAGCGGGAACCCGAACTCCACCTGGAACCCCGAGAATAAACTGTGACGAGCCTG GTCGTCCCAAGACCCAGTGTGAGCAGCACAGAGACAGTCTTCAGAACGGAAACGATGGTGTTCCTCGTGTAGGAGCCTTCATCCCTCAGTGTGATGAGGAGGGTCAGTACaggcctcagcagtgccacggGTCCACAGGTCACTGCTGGTGTGTGGACAGTAGGGGGCAGGAGAGAGCGGGAACCCGAACTCCACCTGGAACCCCGAGAATAAACTGTGACGAGCCTG GTCGTCCCAAGACCCAGTGTGAGCAGCACAGAGACGGTCTTCAGAATGGAAACGATGGTGTTCCTCGCGTAGGAGCCTTCATCCCTGAGTGTGATGAGGAGGGTCAGTACaggcctcagcagtgccacggGTCCACAGGTCACTGCTGGTGTGTGGACAGTAGGGGGCAAGAGAGAGCGGGAACCCGAACTCCACCTGGAACCCTGAGAATAAACTGTGACGAGCCTG GTCGTCTCAAGACCCAGTGTGAGCAGCACAGAGACAGTCTTCAGAGCAGAAACGGTGATGTTCCTCGCGTAGGAGCCTTTATCCCTGAGTGTGATGAGGAAGGTCAGTACAGACCTCAGCAGTGCCACGGGTCCACAGGTCACTGCTGGTGTGTGGACAGTAGGGGGCAGGAGAGAGCGGGAACCCGAACTCCACCTGGAACCCCGAGAATAAACTGTGACGAGTCTG GTCATCCCAAGACCCAGTGTGAGCAGCACAGAGACAGTCTTCAGAGCAGAAAAGATGGTGTTCCTCTGGCAGGAGCCTTCATCCCTCAGTGTGATGAGGAGGGTCAGTACaggcctcagcagtgccacggGTCCACAGGTCACTGCTGGTGTGTGGACAGTAGGGGGCAGGAGAGAGCAGGAACCCGAACTCCACCTGGAACCCCGAGAATAAACTGTGACGAGCCTG TGATAGTGCCTCCAACCCAGCGTCCAGAGACCGTCTGTGAGCGCTGGAGAGCCAGTCTGTTGCAGCAATATGCAGGCCAGCCGGATTCCCGCCACTATCTACCTCAGTGTGACTCCTCCGGCGAGTTCAACCCGGTTCAGTGCTATGGAGACAGCAGCTACTGCTGGTGTGTGGACCGAAACGGACGTGAAGTACCAGGAACCCGCTCACACGACGCTGTGAAACCTGCCT GTATACCGACTGTGGCCCCTCCCACCATGCGCCCTCTGCCTCGCCCAGATGTGACCCCGCCTCCAGCAGGCACATCTTTGCTCTATGCCCAGGGTCAACAGATTGGAGTTTTGCCTCTCAATGGCACACAGATGGACAAGCAGAGATCTTCAGTGCTGCTTGCTCTACAT GGCTCTATAGTGGTCGGCATTGATTACGACTGCAGAGAAAGGAAAGTTTACTGGACAGATCTGGCAGGACGGACAATCAGTCGAGCCAGTCTGGAGCCAGGATCAGAATCTGAGATTATCATCAATACAG CTCTGACGAGTCCAGAAGGTCTTGCTGTAGATGTGGCCCGTAGGAGACTGTTTTGGGTGGACAGCACACCAGACAAGATAGAAACAGCAAACCTTGATGGAAGTGACAGACGTGTTCTGTTTGACACAGACTTAGTGAATCCTAGAGCCATCATTGTGGACTCCCCTACAGG AACCCTCTACTGGACTGACTGGAACCGAGAAGCTCCTAAAATCGAGAGCTCCTCAGTGGATGGACAAAACCGAAGAGTCCTGGTACAGGACGGCATTGGATTGCCCAATGCTTTGGCCTATGACTCCACTACACGCCAGGTCTGCTGGGCCGATGCAG GAACCAAGCGCCTAGAGTGTATATCGCCTAACGGGACAGGGAGACGTGTGGTCCACAGTAACCTGAACTACCCCTTCAGCATGGTCTCCTTCGCCAATCACTACTATTACACAGACTGGAGGAG AGATGGGGTCGTTGCTCTCAGTCGGGATAACCAGTCAACAGATGAGTACTTGCCTGATCAGAGGTCTCATTTGTATGGAATTACAGTTGCTCCTCCACACTGTTTATAA